A single genomic interval of Musa acuminata AAA Group cultivar baxijiao chromosome BXJ3-4, Cavendish_Baxijiao_AAA, whole genome shotgun sequence harbors:
- the LOC135634596 gene encoding small ribosomal subunit protein bS20c-like: MAAAAASCLTLPCKSKPFSPSSSLSNTSSRRAGFALRRSPEATSLAFASSLSLTAFPTGVGFLRPVEKPRVPPLRRPAVVCEAAPKKYDSASKRARQAERRRIYNKARKSEIKTRMKKVLEALDVLRKKSDAQAEEILPIEKLIADAYSAIDKAIQVGTLHGNTGARRKSRLARRKKAVEIHHGWYIPAAAAA, from the exons ATGGCGGCAGCTGCTGCTTCGTGCCTTACTCTCCCTTGCAAATCCAAACCCTTCTCCCCCTCCTCTTCCCTCAGCAACACAAGCAGCAGAAGAGCCGggttcgctctccgccgctctccCGAAGCCACATCCCTCGCCTTCGCCTCCAGTCTCTCCCTCACTGCCTTCCCAACAG GGGTCGGTTTTCTACGCCCGGTGGAGAAGCCCCGGGTGCCTCCGCTGCGGAGGCCCGCGGTGGTGTGCGAGGCCGCGCCGAAGAAGTACGACTCTGCATCAAAGAGGGCTCGGCAGGCCGAGAGGCGCCGCATCTACAACAAGGCTCGCAAGTCCGAGATCAAGACTCGGATGAAGAAG GTCCTTGAAGCCCTTGATGTACTCAGGAAGAAAAGTGATGCACAGGCAGAAGAAATTCTTCCGATCGAAAAACTTATAGCGGATGCATACTCGGCAATCGACAAAGCTATCCAAGTAGGCACTTTGCATGGGAACACCGGGGCGCGGAGGAAGTCTAGGCTCGCGAGGAGAAAGAAAGCTGTGGAGATCCACCATGGTTGGTACATccctgctgctgcagctgcttaA
- the LOC135637341 gene encoding large ribosomal subunit protein eL43z-like produces the protein MTKRTKKAGIVGKYGTRYGASLRKQIKKMEVSQHAKYFCEFCGKYAVKRKAVGIWGCKDCGKVKAGGAYTLNTASAVTVRSTIRRLREQTEG, from the exons ATG ACGAAACGCACCAAGAAGGCTGGAATTGTTGGAAAATATG GTACCAGATATGGTGCTAGTTTGCGCAAGCAAATAAAGAAAATGGAAGTTTCTCAGCATGCAAAGTATTTCTGCGAGTTCTGTGGAAAG TATGCCGTGAAAAGAAAAGCAGTTGGGATTTGGGGATGCAAAGATTGCGGTAAGGTCAAGGCTGGTGGTGCGTATACCTTGAA CACTGCTAGTGCTGTGACTGTGAGGAGCACCATTCGTCGGTTGAGGGAACAAACTGAAGGGTGA
- the LOC135636424 gene encoding pathogenesis-related protein PRB1-2-like, protein MGGRCFFFFLLLSIPRASQQHRLLHHHHAINRLVPHHAISRLAPHPAISPLAPQPAATAPSGEGQDPDTANEFLSSHNQVRATIGESPFVWDEAVAEYARRWSDLRRSDCAMEHSQGPYGENLFWGSGQDWKAADAVESWAAERDNYNSSDNSCAPGKMCGHFTQIVWNSTARVGCARVECDAGAGVIIVCDYDPPGNWVGEMPFNVNT, encoded by the coding sequence ATGGGGGgccgctgcttcttcttcttcctcctactCTCCATTCCTCGCGCCTCGCAGCAGCACcgtctcctccaccaccaccacgccATAAACCGGCTGGTGCCGCACCACGCCATAAGCCGGCTGGCGCCGCACCCCGCCATTAGCCCGCTGGCGCCGCAACCCGCAGCCACAGCACCCAGCGGCGAGGGACAGGACCCCGACACGGCCAATGAGTTCCTGTCCTCTCACAACCAGGTGCGCGCCACCATCGGCGAGTCGCCCTTCGTGTGGGACGAGGCGGTGGCCGAGTACGCGCGCCGCTGGTCGGACCTTCGGCGGAGCGACTGCGCCATGGAGCACTCGCAGGGCCCGTACGGGGAGAACCTGTTCTGGGGGTCGGGGCAGGACTGGAAGGCGGCGGACGCCGTCGAGAGCTGGGCGGCGGAGCGCGACAACTATAACTCCTCCGACAACTCGTGCGCGCCGGGGAAGATGTGCGGCCACTTCACCCAGATCGTGTGGAACAGTACCGCCCGCGTGGGCTGCGCCAGGGTGGAGTGCGACGCTGGCGCCGGGGTCATCATCGTCTGCGACTACGACCCACCGGGCAACTGGGTCGGCGAGATGCCCTTCAACGTAAACACttaa
- the LOC135634929 gene encoding dynamin-related protein 5A-like gives MENLISLVNNIQRACTALGDHGEESALPTLWDSLPAIAVVGGQSSGKSSVLESIVGKDFLPRGSGIVTRRPLVLQLHKIDEGREYAEFMHLPKKKFTDFAQVRKEIEDETDRETGRSKQISSVPIHLSIFSPNVVNLTLVDLPGLTKVAVEGQPESIVTDIENMVRAYIEKPNCIILAISPANQDLATSDAIKISREVDPKGERTFGVLTKIDLMDKGTNAVDILEGKSYKLQFPWIGVVNRSQADINKNVDMIAARNREREYFANTPEYKHLVNRMGSEHLAKMMSKHLEQVIKSRIPGIQSLISKTITELEMELSRLGKPIAADTGGKLYAIMEICRVFDQNYKEHLDGMRPGGEKIYNVFDSQLPAALKRLQFDKHLSMENVRKTVTEADGYQPHLIAPEQGYRRLIESSVVSIRGPAESAVDSVHAILKDLVHKAINETHELKQYPTLRVEVGNAAVESLERMREESKKATLKLVDMECSYLTVDFFRKLPQDVEKGGNPTHSLFDRYNDSYLRRVGTTVLAYVNMVCASLRNSIPKSIVYCQVREAKRSLLDHFFTDLGKREVRQLGKLLDEDPAIMERRTALAKRLELYRSAQAEIDSVAWANK, from the exons ATGGAGAATTTGATATCTTTGGTGAACAATATCCAGAGGGCTTGCACCGCCCTCGGAGATCATGGGGAGGAGAGCGCCTTGCCGACGCTGTGGGACTCCCTGCCTGCAATTGCCGTCGTCGGCGGGCAG AGCTCAGGTAAGTCGTCAGTACTGGAAAGCATAGTTGGCAAGGATTTCTTGCCAAGGGGTTCAG GAATTGTTACTCGCCGGCCCCTCGTACTGCAACTTCATAAAATTGATGAAGGGAGAGAGTATGCAGAGTTTATGCACCTTCCCAAGAAGAAGTTCACCGACTTTG CTCAAGTTAGGAAGGAGATCGAAGATGAAACTGATAGAGAGACCGGCCGTTCAAAGCAAATCTCCTCTGTTCCAATTCATCTAAGTATATTTTCTCCTAATG TTGTAAACTTGACACTCGTTGATCTACCTGGACTTACAAAGGTGGCAGTTG AGGGTCAACCTGAGAGCATTGTAACTGATATCGAGAATATGGTCCGTGCATACATTGAAAAG CCTAATTGTATCATTCTTGCAATTTCTCCAGCCAATCAGGAccttgctacatcagatgcaatTAAGATTTCTCGTGAAGTGGACCCCAAGG GTGAGAGGACTTTTGGAGTGCTTACTAAAATTGATCTTATGGACAAGGGCACTAATGCAGTTGAT ATATTAGAAGGAAAATCATACAAGCTACAGTTTCCATGGATTGGTGTTGTTAACCGTTCCCAAGCTGACATTAACAAGAATGTCGACATGATTGCTGCCAGAAATAGAGAGCGTGAGTATTTTGCAAATACACCAGAATACAAGCATCTTGTAAATAGGATGGGTTCAGAGCATCTGGCTAAAATGATGTCAAAG CATTTGGAACAAGTAATCAAGTCCCGAATTCCAGGCATTCAATCTCTGATAAGTAAAACTATAACTGAACTTGAAATGGAGCTAAGCCGTCTCGGGAAACCTATTGCTGCAGATACTGGA GGAAAGTTGTATGCAATTATGGAAATTTGCCGTGTTTTTGATCAAAATTACAAGGAACACCTTGATGGCAT GCGTCCTGGTGGTGAGAAGATTTACAATGTTTTTGACAGTCAACTCCCTGCAGCTCTAAAAAGGTTACAGTTTGACAAGCATCTATCAATGGAGAATGTAAGAAAAACTGTTACTGAAGCTGATGGATATCAGCCTCACTTGATAGCTCCTGAACAAGGATATCGTCGCCTTATTGAATCTTCTGTAGTCTCAATAAGAGGCCCTGCAGAGTCAGCTGTTGATTCA GTTCATGCTATATTAAAGGACCTGGTCCATAAGGCTATCAATGAGACACAC GAACTAAAGCAATACCCTACTTTGAGAGTTGAGGTTGGGAATGCTGCTGTTGAATCTTTGGAGCGTATGAGGGAAGAAAGCAAGAAAGCGACCCTAAAGCTGGTAGATATGGAATGCAGTTATCTGACCGTCGATTTCTTTCGGAAGCTTCCCCAGGATGTAGAGAAAGGCGGAAATCCAACGCATTCTTTATTTGATAGATATAATGACTCTTACCTTAGACGTGTAG GAACTACTGTCTTGGCTTATGTCAATATGGTATGTGCAAGCTTGCGGAACTCCATACCCAAATCCATTGTTTACTGTCAAGTACGTGAGGCCAAGCGCTCCTTGCTCGATCATTTCTTTACTGATTTGGGAAAAAGAGAGGTAAGA CAGCTGGGAAAGTTGTTGGATGAAGACCCAGCAATAATGGAACGTAGAACTGCCCTTGCGAAGAGGTTG